The proteins below are encoded in one region of Caloramator mitchellensis:
- a CDS encoding NAD(P)/FAD-dependent oxidoreductase: MYDIAIIGKGPAGISAAINANARNKKTIIFGGDSRKVLLSPSIPNYPGLPEITGMDFMSRLNEHLYKTDSVFVNKTVIAVYAMGDYFSIQAENDFYEAKKVILTTGVDFKKSIENEDTFLGNGISYCATCDAPLYKGKVVAVVGYNDESIEETKFLSQVCSKVYFVPMTKGNFDFAENVEIIKDVPVKFEGALKAEKLILKKSEVIADGFFVLKDSLPLSSLVPGLEVEGPHVKVNKNMETNIKGLYAAGDVTGKPYQIAKAVGEGQIAALNVSDEIS; the protein is encoded by the coding sequence ATGTATGATATTGCGATAATAGGAAAGGGACCTGCAGGCATCTCTGCTGCAATTAACGCTAATGCGAGAAATAAAAAAACGATTATTTTTGGTGGAGATAGCAGGAAGGTCCTTCTCTCCCCCTCCATCCCCAACTATCCAGGCTTGCCCGAAATCACAGGTATGGACTTTATGAGTAGATTAAACGAACATCTGTATAAGACTGATAGTGTGTTTGTCAATAAGACTGTTATAGCGGTATATGCTATGGGTGATTACTTTTCAATTCAAGCAGAAAATGATTTTTACGAAGCCAAGAAAGTAATACTTACAACAGGTGTTGATTTTAAAAAGTCGATAGAAAATGAAGATACATTCCTTGGGAATGGTATCAGCTACTGTGCAACATGTGATGCCCCACTTTATAAGGGGAAGGTTGTAGCTGTAGTTGGCTACAACGATGAATCAATTGAAGAAACTAAATTTTTATCCCAGGTTTGCAGTAAAGTTTATTTTGTCCCAATGACTAAGGGTAATTTTGATTTTGCTGAAAACGTTGAAATAATTAAAGATGTGCCAGTTAAATTTGAAGGAGCATTAAAGGCAGAAAAATTAATTCTGAAAAAATCAGAGGTCATTGCGGATGGTTTTTTTGTCCTTAAGGATAGTCTTCCTTTATCAAGCCTTGTTCCAGGGCTTGAAGTTGAAGGCCCTCATGTTAAGGTAAATAAAAATATGGAAACCAACATAAAGGGACTTTATGCAGCTGGTGACGTAACAGGAAAGCCTTATCAAATAGCTAAGGCTGTAGGAGAGGGTCAGATAGCTGCACTAAATGTTTCAGATGAAATAAGTTAA
- the trxA gene encoding thioredoxin: protein MVIHVNDQNFNEKVLNSDKAVLVDFWAEWCGPCKMIAPVVEEVSNKMEEHLVVAKLDVDENPMTASLYGISSIPTLVLFKDGKPLGKIVGFRPAAQIESAIKGALGL from the coding sequence ATGGTTATACATGTTAATGATCAAAATTTTAATGAAAAGGTGTTAAACTCAGATAAAGCTGTCCTTGTGGATTTCTGGGCAGAATGGTGCGGTCCTTGCAAGATGATTGCGCCAGTTGTAGAGGAAGTTTCAAATAAAATGGAGGAACATCTTGTAGTTGCAAAACTTGACGTTGATGAAAATCCAATGACAGCTTCACTTTACGGAATTTCAAGTATACCAACGCTTGTTCTTTTTAAAGATGGCAAGCCACTGGGTAAAATAGTTGGTTTTAGACCAGCAGCACAGATAGAAAGTGCAATAAAAGGAGCATTAGGACTATAA
- the hpt gene encoding hypoxanthine phosphoribosyltransferase: MDIIDNKKENILISAEEIAENIKELGKKISQDYKGKKLYVLSLLRGSFIFTADLVRHIDVPVKIGFMATSSYGHSETSTGNVKIVQDIADNIEGYDVLIVDDIVDTGITMKFVMEYIVTKNPASVKSCVLLDKPERRKVELVPDYCCFTIPDVFVVGYGLNYGDYYRNKPYIFNWEDK; encoded by the coding sequence ATGGACATAATAGATAATAAAAAAGAAAATATTTTAATAAGCGCAGAAGAAATTGCTGAAAATATAAAAGAACTTGGAAAGAAAATAAGTCAGGACTATAAGGGCAAAAAATTATATGTTTTATCTCTTTTAAGAGGTAGTTTCATCTTTACTGCCGATCTAGTAAGACACATCGATGTTCCCGTTAAGATAGGCTTTATGGCAACTTCAAGCTATGGTCATTCTGAAACAAGCACTGGTAATGTTAAAATAGTTCAGGATATTGCGGATAACATTGAAGGTTATGACGTTCTTATTGTTGACGACATTGTAGATACAGGAATTACCATGAAATTCGTTATGGAATACATAGTAACTAAAAATCCTGCAAGCGTAAAAAGTTGTGTTCTTCTTGATAAACCAGAAAGGAGAAAGGTTGAATTAGTTCCAGACTATTGCTGCTTCACAATTCCAGATGTATTTGTAGTTGGATATGGACTTAACTATGGGGATTATTATAGAAATAAGCCATACATTTTTAACTGGGAAGATAAATAA
- the hflX gene encoding GTPase HflX, producing the protein MLRGDLEGVKKLFIKELEELFEADVDKNIIITEEIVNIISRISWELKREISIYINRRGKIVDIAIGDNNTVSLEEVFERRGEFGLSGVRCIHTHPGGGGELSIVDITALVSLKFDMMVAIGVNEGKPTEFSLGVIKVEEGKLSKKAEELGPLNIKEITKLNAIEIIHDVEKDLKDKVHVVDENRKERAILVAIGNDDLYSLEESLDELEELVETAGAEVVYKISQKKGKIDPATYIGSGKAKEISLLRQSLMADSVIFDDQLSPAQIRNLEEIFGCKVIDRTALILDIFAQRAISREGKIQVELAQLKYRLPRLTGFGAMLSRTGGGIGTRGPGEKKLEIDKRHIMRRINDLEKELESVRGTRQLQRERRISNEVPVVSIVGYTNAGKSTLRNKLCEIAGVDKEKVLEANMLFATLDTTTRLINLPNGKTALVSDTVGFIRKLPHELVEAFKSTLEEILYSDLILHVVDASNNNALAQIEVVNGVLDEIGAGDKKAILVLNKIDLASTENIEVIRNKHKESIEISALNEINLDGLLKAVQENVFTNMIRAKLFIPYSDSKIVSYLHDNNCVENEEYAEDGFLVQVYTTEDVIGRVKGYVREYIN; encoded by the coding sequence GTGTTAAGAGGAGATTTAGAAGGAGTTAAAAAATTATTTATTAAAGAATTGGAAGAATTGTTTGAGGCCGATGTTGATAAAAATATAATAATTACTGAAGAAATAGTAAACATTATTTCAAGGATATCATGGGAATTAAAAAGAGAAATTTCAATTTATATCAATAGAAGAGGGAAAATTGTTGATATTGCAATAGGTGATAACAACACCGTTTCACTTGAAGAAGTATTCGAAAGAAGAGGAGAATTTGGACTTTCAGGTGTTAGATGTATTCATACCCATCCGGGAGGTGGAGGAGAGCTTTCTATTGTAGATATAACTGCTCTTGTAAGCCTTAAGTTTGACATGATGGTTGCAATTGGAGTAAATGAAGGAAAACCAACTGAGTTTTCGCTGGGAGTAATTAAAGTCGAGGAAGGCAAGCTTTCAAAAAAAGCAGAAGAATTAGGGCCGCTTAATATAAAAGAAATAACAAAATTAAATGCAATTGAAATAATACACGATGTTGAAAAAGATTTGAAGGATAAGGTTCACGTTGTTGATGAAAACAGAAAGGAAAGAGCAATATTAGTTGCTATTGGAAATGATGATTTATATTCTTTAGAGGAATCATTGGATGAGCTTGAGGAACTTGTTGAAACAGCAGGTGCAGAGGTCGTTTATAAAATATCGCAGAAGAAGGGTAAAATAGACCCTGCAACTTATATTGGGAGCGGTAAGGCGAAGGAGATAAGTCTTTTAAGACAAAGTTTGATGGCAGACAGCGTTATTTTTGATGACCAGTTAAGTCCTGCTCAAATAAGAAATTTGGAGGAAATATTCGGTTGCAAGGTAATAGATAGAACCGCCCTTATACTTGATATTTTTGCTCAAAGGGCAATTTCGAGAGAAGGTAAAATACAGGTTGAACTTGCCCAGTTAAAATATAGACTACCAAGACTTACCGGTTTTGGTGCTATGCTATCAAGAACCGGTGGAGGTATCGGAACCAGGGGTCCTGGAGAAAAGAAGCTTGAGATAGATAAAAGGCATATTATGAGAAGAATCAACGACCTTGAAAAGGAACTTGAATCAGTGAGAGGAACAAGACAGCTACAAAGGGAAAGAAGAATTTCAAATGAAGTTCCTGTGGTCTCGATCGTAGGATATACAAACGCGGGGAAATCCACTTTAAGAAATAAACTTTGCGAAATTGCTGGAGTTGATAAGGAAAAGGTTCTTGAGGCAAATATGCTTTTTGCAACTTTGGATACAACAACAAGGCTTATAAATCTTCCTAATGGCAAGACTGCACTTGTTTCAGATACAGTTGGTTTTATAAGAAAACTTCCTCACGAGCTTGTGGAGGCATTTAAGTCTACTTTAGAGGAAATTTTGTATAGCGACTTGATATTACACGTTGTAGATGCTTCAAATAACAATGCATTAGCTCAAATTGAAGTAGTTAATGGCGTTTTAGATGAAATAGGAGCAGGCGATAAGAAGGCAATTCTTGTTTTAAACAAAATCGATTTAGCCTCAACAGAGAATATCGAGGTAATTAGAAATAAACATAAAGAGTCAATTGAAATTTCTGCATTAAATGAAATAAACTTAGATGGATTGCTAAAGGCTGTGCAGGAAAATGTTTTTACAAATATGATAAGAGCCAAGCTATTTATCCCTTACTCTGATTCAAAAATTGTATCCTATTTGCATGATAACAATTGTGTTGAAAACGAAGAGTATGCCGAAGACGGCTTTTTAGTTCAAGTTTACACAACTGAGGATGTTATAGGAAGAGTAAAGGGTTATGTTAGAGAGTATATAAATTGA
- a CDS encoding SLC13 family permease, which produces MTIALFTFSVTYLLLILEKFPRFLISLVGAIIVIATGVMTLDDAVHFISWDTIGLLLGMFIIIRILEEGNFFNYLAVKIIEKLNYNIYSIYFVFPLVTAILSGFMDSITVLIFFTILTINLSRIFNLNPVPLVIAEVCTANIGGSATLVGDPPNVILGSLLGYGFNDFVINNGPVAFVSTVFVALYFLIIKKGEIKNASKLTEDAKIKLLEENKITNPKYIKIGTISFGFAILFLVFHHLLNKIFGFNFYASISTLLPALISLLFIKDDAENITRTIDGETLLFFIGLFVVIGSLEKTGAISYLANKIISFSNGNITILILLFIWGCGVISAIVDNVPMALTMAYILKSMLATNPELAAFEDNLVFSLALGLDIGGNMTPIGASANVMAYSILEKNKYHIGWFNWIKLAVPPTLLALLISSIGMLSKL; this is translated from the coding sequence TTGACAATTGCTCTTTTTACATTTTCAGTTACATATCTATTATTGATATTAGAAAAATTTCCTAGATTTCTTATTTCTCTTGTAGGTGCAATTATAGTTATTGCAACAGGAGTAATGACCCTTGACGACGCTGTTCATTTCATAAGTTGGGATACAATAGGTCTTTTGTTAGGAATGTTTATAATAATTAGAATACTTGAAGAAGGAAATTTCTTTAACTATCTTGCAGTAAAAATAATAGAAAAACTAAATTATAATATTTATAGCATTTATTTTGTATTTCCACTTGTTACTGCAATCTTATCCGGATTTATGGATAGCATAACAGTTTTGATATTCTTCACAATACTGACCATCAATCTTTCAAGGATTTTCAATCTAAACCCAGTCCCGCTTGTTATTGCAGAAGTATGCACAGCCAATATTGGAGGAAGTGCAACGCTGGTAGGAGATCCCCCAAACGTAATTTTAGGAAGCCTTTTGGGATACGGATTTAATGATTTTGTTATAAACAATGGACCTGTAGCATTTGTTTCAACTGTTTTTGTTGCATTGTATTTCCTTATTATTAAAAAAGGAGAAATTAAAAATGCCTCAAAATTGACGGAAGATGCTAAAATAAAATTGCTCGAAGAAAATAAAATTACAAACCCAAAATATATTAAAATAGGAACTATATCCTTTGGATTTGCAATTTTGTTTTTAGTATTTCATCATCTGTTGAATAAAATTTTTGGTTTTAATTTTTACGCCTCCATTTCAACATTGCTCCCTGCATTAATATCTCTTTTATTTATTAAGGATGATGCAGAAAATATAACCAGAACAATCGACGGTGAAACGCTGCTGTTCTTTATCGGTTTATTCGTCGTAATAGGTTCTCTTGAAAAAACTGGCGCAATTTCATACCTTGCCAACAAAATAATATCATTTTCAAATGGAAACATAACTATCTTGATATTGCTTTTTATTTGGGGCTGCGGCGTAATAAGTGCTATTGTCGATAATGTGCCAATGGCACTTACGATGGCTTATATTTTAAAAAGTATGCTTGCAACAAACCCTGAACTTGCAGCATTTGAAGATAACCTTGTTTTTTCACTTGCTCTTGGGCTTGATATAGGCGGCAACATGACACCTATAGGTGCTTCTGCAAATGTTATGGCATACAGTATACTCGAAAAAAACAAATATCACATAGGCTGGTTTAATTGGATTAAATTAGCCGTTCCTCCGACGTTATTAGCACTGCTGATTTCTTCAATTGGTATGCTTTCAAAATTATAA